TCTGGGCCCACCACGCGACCGCCCACGGCGCCGACGCCGTGCTCTACTTCCGCTGGCGACGCTGTCTCGAGGGCCAGGAACAGTACCACGCCGGACTTCGGAAGCAGGACGGCTCGCCGGACCGCGGCTACCACGACGCGAGCCAGGCCGGCGCGGAACTGGCCGAGATCGAGGACGTCGACCACGTCGACGCCCCCGTCGCGCTGCTGTTCGACTACGACAACCTCTGGGCGCTCGACGAGCAGCCCCACGCGCCCGACTTCGACTACTGGAGCCTGCTCGACGCCTTCTACGGCGCGCTCCGCGCCCGCGGCGTCCAGGTCGACGTCGTCCACCCGAACACCGACCTCGAGGGCTACGACGCCGTCGTCGCGCCGGCGCTCCACCTCGTCACCGACGGCCTCGCGAACCGTCTCACGGACTACGTCGAGACGGGCGGCGAACTCCTCCTCGGTCCGCGGACGGGCGTCAAGGACGAGTACAACAAGCTTCGCCCGGCGCCGCAGCCGGGACCGCTCGCCGACCTGGTGGGTGCGACCGTCGACCAGCACGAGTCGCTACCCGCTCACCTCGAGACTCGCGTACGCCGCGCGGACGGGGCGGACGAGAGCTACGACTTTCGCACGTGGGCCGAGTGGCTGGAGGTCGACGCGGCCGCGCCGCTGCTCGAGTACGGCACCGACGGCGTCGAAGCGGGACGCACCGCGGCCGTTCGAAATACCGCCGGCGACGGAACCACGGTATACTGCGGCGTCTGGCCCGAGGACGACCTGGCGGACGACCTCGTCCGGTCGCTGCTCGCTCGAGCGGACGTTGAACATAGTGACCGGCTGCCGGAGGGCGTCCGGGTCAACGAGCGCGACGGGAGGACGTGGGTGACGAACTTCTCGAGCGACCGGGTCCGTCTCGATCCCGAGACGGACGTCGAGTGGCTGCTCGGCGACGCCGCGATCGGCGCCTACGACGTCGCGGTCGCCGACGGGCGGATCGTCGACGGACTCTCGGCCGAGGAACGGGACTGACAACAGCCGGGAGTTCGAATCGGTGGTTCGTTACCTGTAGCAGCCTCTGTCTCACCGCGGACCAGCCAGCCCTTGTTGCGGTGGCGCGCGCTGTCGACCGACCGAGCGCAAGTGAGGGCGGTCGACGATGCTGCGCGAGGGATGAGCGAACGAAGTGAGCGAAGCGCGGAACCGCAGGTTCCGCGGACCACGCGAACGGGTGCTGCGCACCCGTGAGCAGAAATCGGCTGGGGAGGGTGTGGAAATCCCCTGTGTTCGTGCGAGCAGAACCTGCTGCCGTCGGTATCATCACGAAAGCCCCTGGCCCCCTTTCAGTCCTACCCGACGGCGATTGACCGGCGCTGCAGCCTCAACGGCGGTTGTTCAATGTGCGCTCTATACGTAACAGCCGTTCCACGAGGATTTCTGAACAAAGAACCGTGTATCTTCTACTGAAGATCGTCCAGAAACGCCGCTCCGTGCTCGAGCGAGGCGGCGGGATCGGCCGGATCGTCGTGCTCGTAGACGAGCCACTCGGCGCGGGCGTCCGCAGCGGCCTCGGCGCACGATCCCATATCGACGTCGCCCTCGCCGATCTCGATGAAGCCGGGGTCGGCGTCGACGTCCATGTCCTTCATGTGGACCGTCCGGAGTCGTCCCTCGAGCGCGCGGATGCGCTCCGCGGGGTCGTCGCCCGCGACGAACGCCCAGCCGACGTCGAGTTCGATGCCAACGTCGGTCGCGTCGACGAAGCGCTCGAAAGCCGACTCGTCGCCGAGATCGGCGTACTCGTGGTCGTGGTTGTGGTAGTAGAGGTCCCACCCGTCTTCCGCGAGCGCGTCTCCGAGCGCGTCGATCAGCGCGGCGGTTTCGTCGACGGCCGCCGCGGATTCGAAGCAGTCGGGGTCGAGCCACGGAACGACGACACCGTCGACGCCGAGCGGCTCGTAGGCCTCGAGCACGGCCGCGCGGTCGTCCTCGAGGGCGCCGATCCCGACGTGGGGTGGGGTCGCCTCGAGCCCGTGGCGCCCCAGCGTCTCGGCGATCGCCTCCAGATCGTCGTGCAGCGGCGAGTACTCCCCGGCGAACTGCACGCCGTCGTAGCCCGCGTCGGCGACGCGGTCGAGAACCTCGGTCGTCGAGTCCTCGAGTTCGCGAACGCTGTAGAGGTTGATGGCAGTTTTCGGCATGGTTCGTCTCACTCGCTACCGCGGTAATGAGCTACCGGTGGCGGAAAACCAGTTCGGGTTCTCCGGCGTTACCACTCGGCGACGCTGCCGCCGTCGTAGCGCCAGATCGGGTTGTGCTAGTCGACGCCGCCGGTCTGGTCGCGGACGTGGTCCTCGTCGATCTCGACACCGAGTCCCGGTCCGTCCGGAATGTCGACGTAGCCGTCGCGGTACTCGAAGACGGAGAGATCGGCTAGATAGTCCAGCACGTCGCTGGTCTCGTCGTAGTGGATGTCCAGGCTCTGCTCCTGAATGACCGTGTTCGGCGAACAGACGCCGGAATGGCAGTGCGTCGCCAGTCCGATCGTCGTCGAGGACGAACCCGTCGCGGCGATCAGCGTCTCCGGGCCCGGCAGACCGGATGCGGGGCAAGCGCCTCGAGGAGGACGTGACCGGTCTCGTCGCGAGCACGACGAAAGCGATCGAACTCGAGTTACTGGACTCAAGTGGCGACGAAGTGTGAACCTCGTCTTCCCGACGGAGTGGGCGCCAGTCGCAGCCGTATCATCGCGCTAAAGACCCCCTCTACCGAATCGAGACTATGGGATCCGCACACCAGGTCGAGCGACGAATCGTCGACAGCGGAATCGTCGCAGTGCTTCGTGGAATCGACGCCGAACGGATCGTTCCGGTCGCTCGGGCGATCCACGAGGGTGGGGTCGGCGCGATCGAAATCACGGCGAACGATCCGCGAGTCCGCGAGAAGGTCGCGGCGGTCGACGACGCGCTCTCTGATACCGATGCCGTCGTCGGGGCCGGAACCGTCCTCGACGAGCCGACGGCGCAGTCGGTGATCGACGCCGGCGCCGAGTTCGTGCTGTCGCCCGACGTGAACCCCGACGTCGTCACGACGTGCAATCGCCACGGCGTGCTCTCGGCGCCGGGCGTCATGACGCCGACGGAAGCAGTCACCGCGATCGACGCCGGTGCGGACGTTCTCAAGATGTTTCCAGCGACTACCGTCGGTCCGGGCCACATCGGTGCGCTACAGGGACCGCTCGGCGAAATACCGATTCTGCCGACCGGCGGCGTCTCGCTCGAGAACGTCGGCGAGTTCTTCGAGGCGGGCGCGGCCGCCGTCGGCGTCGGCAGCGCGCTCGTCGACTACGAGGCGGTCGCCGAGGACGACATGGCACAGGTACGGGAGACGGCAGCGGCGTTCGTCGAGGCAGTCGCGGACGCGAGAAGTCGGTAGACTGGATCGACGCACGAGGGTACGGTTGTTCTATCGTCGCCGTTCGCGGTTTGTGTGGCAACGACCGTCCGACCGGTTGCTAGCGACTGCCGGGGGAGTGTTACTGATCGTGCGCGGAGACCCGACCGCGAATCGTCTCGGGGGCGGCGCCGTTGACCGTCGCGAAGACCGCGCCGAGGACCAGTCCGTAGACGAGGTGGCCGACCGCGAACAGGAGCGCGGCGAACAGTTCGCCCGCGAGTCCGGGCACCGGCAGGAACGGCAGGGGAAACGTCGCGACGCCCGCACGACTCATCGCGACCGGAAAGATCAGCCCGCCGGCGACGATGCCGAGCATCGTTCCGAAGACGATGCCAGCGATGACGTACTCGCGGAACGTGTCGACGAATTCCTGAACCAACCGTCTCGAGACGATTATCGCGAAGGCCAGGCCGAACAGCACGCTGAGCGTCAGGTGGATGGTCCACCCGGCCCCGATATCCGCCGCGGGGATCGGCGCAAGCCCGCCGAGCAGTTCGATCTGGTTGCCTCCGAGGTGGAGCACCAGTCCCATCGCGATACCGCCAGCCAGCCCACCGGTAAAGCCGCCACCCCAGCGGCCGACGCCGTCGACGGATTGTGTGTTATTCTCACTCATACGCTAGCGTAGGACTGCCTGAAAGAATAAGTCTGGCACTCGACAACACTCGTGATTCTCACTCGAGAGAGCAAGTGAGGAGCGCCCGTCCAAAACCGTTGCCGGACGAACGGACCGTTCGACGGCTCTTCCCGGCGTCACGCGTAGTTCGGGAAGTCGGGAGTGCGTCCGGACGAGGCCAGATTCTGTATATCGCCATATGATTTATCGAGGGAGCGAAGCCGTTCGACCGGCACTGTACGCGGTGGCCCTCGAGAGACGTCGGCCGTCGGATAGCCGTCGCTCACCGGTGAGATCCGTCGACGGAAAAGATGTGGCGCTGTCGCGAACGCTACGCGCGGATGGTCTCGAAGGACTCGTCGGCGATCGACGTCGCCAGTTCGTCACTCGAGAGGTCGTCCGGAACGTGCTGCGGGTACTTTCGGCGGAAGTAGCCGAGCACGTTGTCGAGATCACGTCGGAGGAACTCGTCGGCGTTCGCGTGATCGGTCGGGACGGCCTGGGGCCAGTCGAACACCTTCACG
This DNA window, taken from Natronococcus sp. CG52, encodes the following:
- a CDS encoding beta-galactosidase; translated protein: MHIGVCYFPEHWPRERWETDVAQMAEAGLEYVRMAEFSWAVLEPERGEFDFGWLDEAIELIGEHGMQAVLCTPTATPPKWLVDERPEIRQEEPDGTVREHGSRRHYCFNSEAYRQETERIVTELTDRYADNPHVAGWQTDNEFGCHRTVRCYCDDCAAAFREWLAEKYGSVEALNEAWGNTFWSQRYASFEEVDPPGPTPADHHPSRLLEYARFASDSVVDYNRLQVDLLREANPEWFVTHNFMGRFPTLDAYAVSEDLDLVSWDSYPTGFAQDRLEGEPTSDQLRAGDPDQLGMDHDLYRSALDRPFWVMEQQPGDVNWPPHCPQPGEGAMRLWAHHATAHGADAVLYFRWRRCLEGQEQYHAGLRKQDGSPDRGYHDASQAGAELAEIEDVDHVDAPVALLFDYDNLWALDEQPHAPDFDYWSLLDAFYGALRARGVQVDVVHPNTDLEGYDAVVAPALHLVTDGLANRLTDYVETGGELLLGPRTGVKDEYNKLRPAPQPGPLADLVGATVDQHESLPAHLETRVRRADGADESYDFRTWAEWLEVDAAAPLLEYGTDGVEAGRTAAVRNTAGDGTTVYCGVWPEDDLADDLVRSLLARADVEHSDRLPEGVRVNERDGRTWVTNFSSDRVRLDPETDVEWLLGDAAIGAYDVAVADGRIVDGLSAEERD
- a CDS encoding sugar phosphate isomerase/epimerase family protein, whose product is MPKTAINLYSVRELEDSTTEVLDRVADAGYDGVQFAGEYSPLHDDLEAIAETLGRHGLEATPPHVGIGALEDDRAAVLEAYEPLGVDGVVVPWLDPDCFESAAAVDETAALIDALGDALAEDGWDLYYHNHDHEYADLGDESAFERFVDATDVGIELDVGWAFVAGDDPAERIRALEGRLRTVHMKDMDVDADPGFIEIGEGDVDMGSCAEAAADARAEWLVYEHDDPADPAASLEHGAAFLDDLQ
- a CDS encoding bifunctional 4-hydroxy-2-oxoglutarate aldolase/2-dehydro-3-deoxy-phosphogluconate aldolase, yielding MGSAHQVERRIVDSGIVAVLRGIDAERIVPVARAIHEGGVGAIEITANDPRVREKVAAVDDALSDTDAVVGAGTVLDEPTAQSVIDAGAEFVLSPDVNPDVVTTCNRHGVLSAPGVMTPTEAVTAIDAGADVLKMFPATTVGPGHIGALQGPLGEIPILPTGGVSLENVGEFFEAGAAAVGVGSALVDYEAVAEDDMAQVRETAAAFVEAVADARSR